The Malus sylvestris chromosome 12, drMalSylv7.2, whole genome shotgun sequence genome contains a region encoding:
- the LOC126593516 gene encoding UPF0481 protein At3g47200-like, translated as MGPNSPQQQQQPNNNSHPISMWEANKDRLGTMYQMISEPPRLLSNAAGKPSCCIFRVPQSLVEINGKSYNPHIVSIGPYHRGEPRLKMIEEHKWKYLGSLLARTEPKGLTLKDYLKALEPLEQKARECYSENINLSTDEFLEMLVLDGCFIIELFRKFGLLVRFERDDPLVNMVWIIPFLARDFLRLENQIPFFVLLTLFDLTTMEEHKENGKSLSLLAVEFFNNHMQRPDNVIQKHHNLTGMHLLDLLRSSVIPPGHEEPRSSNTIPTHTIHCVSKLRRAGIKFNPGKDESFLVIKFKRGVIEMPPITIDDFMSSFLLNCVAYEQCHKSSSKHITTYATLLDCLVNTYKDVEYLSDRNIIENCFGNDGEVARFINNLGKDVAFDMDRCYLAKLFNDVHDYYGNSWHVQWASFKYTYFDTPWSFISAFAALILLILTLMQTFYTVLSYYHI; from the exons ATGGGCCCGAATTCACCGCAACAACAGCAACAACCCAACAATAACAGCCATCCAATCAGCATGTGGGAAGCGAACAAGGATCGGTTGGGCACCATGTACCAGATGATCTCAGAACCCCCAAGACTTCTAAGCAATGCAGCAGGAAAACCCTCCTGCTGCATCTTCAGAGTCCCACAGAGCCTTGTCGAGATAAACGGTAAGTCCTACAACCCCCACATCGTCTCAATCGGTCCTTACCACAGAGGAGAGCCACGTCTCAAGATGATCGAAGAGCACAAGTGGAAATACTTGGGCTCTTTGCTTGCAAGGACAGAGCCCAAAGGGTTGACTTTAAAGGACTACTTGAAGGCCTTGGAGCCATTGGAACAAAAAGCTAGAGAGTGTTACTCAGAAAACATAAATCTTAGTACGGATGAATTTTTGGAAATGTTGGTTCTTGATGGTTGCTTTATAATCGAATTGTTTCGAAAATTCGggcttttggttcggttcgagCGTGACGATCCTCTTGTCAACATGGTTTGGATAATCCCATTTTTGGCTAGGGATTTTCTTAGGCTTGAAAATCAAATACCCTTCTTTGTTCTTCTGACTTTGTTTGATCTCACAACAATGGAAGAACATAAAGAAAATGGGAAGTCATTGTCGTTGCTTGCCGTGGAATTCTTCAACAACCATATGCAGAGGCCTGATAATGTCATTCAAAAGCACCACAATCTTACAG GTATGCATTTGCTTGACTTGTTACGCTCAAGTGTTATACCCCCAGGCCATGAAGAGCCACGTAGCAGCAACACCATCCCAACACATACCATCCACTGTGTCTCGAAGCTTCGCCGTGCCGGAATCAAGTTCAATCCGGGCAAGGACGaaagcttcttggtgatcaaATTCAAGCGCGGTGTCATCGAAATGCCGCCTATAACAATCGACGATTTCATGAGCTCGTTCTTACTGAATTGTGTGGCCTATGAGCAATGCCACAAGTCAAGTTCTAAGCACATCACCACCTACGCCACATTGCTCGATTGCCTTGTGAACACATACAAGGATGTTGAGTATTTGAGTGACCGTAACATCATCGAGAATTGCTTTGGGAACGATGGGGAAGTTGCTCGATTTATTAATAATTTGGGGAAGGATGTGGCATTTGATATGGATAGATGTTacttggctaagttgttcaatGATGTGCATGACTATTATGGGAATAGTTGGCATGTTCAATGGGCTAGCTTCAAGTACACTTATTTTGATACTCCATGGTCCTTCATATCTGCGTTTGCTGCTCTGATTTTGTTGATACTCACCTTGATGCAGACCTTCTACACTGTTTTGAGTTATTACCATATTTGA